The following coding sequences lie in one Alloacidobacterium dinghuense genomic window:
- a CDS encoding DNA-3-methyladenine glycosylase I, with amino-acid sequence MKKEEVNDHPGKIRCSWAQNDPLMREYHDKEWGVPDFDSRSLWECLMLEGFQAGLAWIVVLRKREAFRSAFRQFDPAKVARFAEKDIARLLENPGIIRSRAKIEATIGGARAFLEMQEAGIDFSDWVWEMAGGQPIQNSGPVPVSSPLAEKMSKELKRRGFKFVGPVIVYAWMQAAGIVNDHATDCFRRNICARKKRTAR; translated from the coding sequence ATGAAGAAAGAAGAAGTGAACGACCATCCAGGCAAGATTCGTTGTTCATGGGCGCAGAACGATCCGCTCATGCGTGAGTATCACGATAAGGAATGGGGTGTGCCCGATTTCGATAGCCGCTCCCTGTGGGAATGCCTGATGCTCGAAGGCTTTCAAGCCGGACTGGCCTGGATCGTCGTGCTCCGGAAGCGAGAGGCCTTCAGGTCCGCCTTCCGTCAGTTTGATCCGGCAAAGGTCGCTCGCTTCGCCGAAAAGGATATTGCCAGGCTACTTGAGAACCCGGGCATCATCCGGTCCCGCGCAAAGATCGAGGCGACGATCGGCGGCGCCCGCGCCTTCCTCGAAATGCAGGAAGCCGGCATCGATTTTTCCGATTGGGTTTGGGAAATGGCTGGAGGTCAGCCAATCCAGAACAGCGGTCCGGTCCCGGTCAGCTCGCCGCTTGCCGAAAAAATGTCAAAGGAACTCAAGCGGCGTGGCTTCAAATTTGTAGGACCGGTAATTGTCTATGCATGGATGCAGGCCGCCGGCATTGTCAATGACCATGCTACAGATTGCTTTCGACGCAACATTTGTGCCCGAAAGAAGAGAACAGCCCGATGA
- a CDS encoding ABC transporter permease, with translation MRWLRNLFSRDKAYDDLAEEIRQHLEERVESLVAEGMGRIDAEHVARREFGNVTLMEERGREAWQWPSLDSLWPDVRFGLRQIVRYRAFTVMAVSTLALGIGANTAIFTLIDSIMLRPLPYPHQERLMRISGNFPKGWVRAYQEHGQSFASLSGYGTDAEANVEGTDAAERVFGSTVSVNTFDTLGVHPALGSFFARENEIAGRDLVVVLSYGYWQQRFAGDLHVIGQTVRIDGVSRKILGVMPQGIRFPYADTQFVVPISFKGGDATDAWGHPFDKQAIGRLKDGVTTAAAQAEWRRLHKLLMPLFPWVMPTDWEAETTVTPLLDSIVGDTGPRLLLLLGAVGLILLIACANVANLALARAASREREMAIRGALGASGWRIVRQLLVESVLLGLLAGAAGLSAAALSLRALTRLLPADTPRIADVGLHWDVFLFAAVASVLTGVLFGLVPAMRMASPHLQKSLRSGGLSVAGRGSQFRVSMLLVVGQIGLSVVVITAAGLMLHSLYSLSQVNPGFRTGRIVTAEVSLNASACRQPGYCLAFFQQVEQKARTIAGVEDAALVDTLPMTGWDLSYIYDAEGHPRDARQVAKQAAGRTVSTGYFETVGLHLLRGRLLTDSDQSGASRAAVINQKMAETLWPGQDPIGKHLESVADEPSPGMLNPNVASIVVGVVSNTHHDSLASGFDEEVYLPMTRDNEQPQMMVLLHSHLPAAQTADGLRRAVAEIDPLVPVTHVRTLDEVVAASNSTPRSLAILLLGFGALAVGVGSVGVYSLIAYVVSWRTREIGIRLALGAPRWQIVRAVVRQSLLLAVAGSVAGLAGAIVCESLLRRFLFEVRPFDPLTFCVVPLLMLLLAVVAAWIPARRAASIDPMVALRSE, from the coding sequence ATGCGCTGGCTTCGCAATTTGTTTTCGCGTGATAAGGCTTACGACGATCTCGCGGAAGAGATTCGCCAGCACCTGGAGGAGCGGGTGGAGTCGCTGGTGGCTGAGGGCATGGGCCGCATCGACGCCGAGCATGTTGCGCGACGCGAGTTTGGCAATGTGACTCTGATGGAAGAGCGCGGGCGGGAGGCGTGGCAGTGGCCTTCGCTCGATTCGCTTTGGCCGGATGTGCGGTTTGGGCTGCGGCAGATTGTGCGGTATCGCGCGTTCACGGTCATGGCGGTGTCGACGCTGGCGCTGGGGATTGGCGCAAACACGGCGATCTTTACGCTGATTGATTCGATCATGTTGCGGCCGCTTCCCTATCCGCACCAGGAGCGGCTGATGCGCATTTCGGGGAATTTTCCCAAGGGATGGGTGCGCGCGTATCAGGAGCATGGGCAGTCGTTTGCTTCGCTCTCTGGCTATGGGACGGATGCGGAAGCGAATGTTGAGGGCACGGATGCGGCTGAGCGGGTGTTCGGGTCGACGGTGTCGGTGAATACATTTGACACGCTGGGTGTTCATCCTGCGCTGGGGAGTTTCTTTGCGCGTGAGAACGAAATTGCCGGGCGGGATCTGGTCGTGGTGCTGAGCTACGGCTACTGGCAGCAGCGGTTTGCGGGCGATCTACATGTGATTGGGCAGACGGTTCGGATTGATGGCGTTTCGCGCAAGATTCTTGGTGTAATGCCGCAGGGGATTCGCTTTCCTTATGCGGATACGCAGTTTGTTGTGCCGATTTCGTTCAAGGGTGGAGATGCGACGGATGCGTGGGGGCATCCTTTTGACAAGCAGGCGATTGGGCGCTTGAAGGATGGAGTGACGACGGCGGCGGCGCAGGCGGAGTGGCGGCGGTTGCACAAACTGCTGATGCCGTTGTTTCCGTGGGTGATGCCGACGGATTGGGAGGCGGAGACGACGGTGACTCCGCTGCTCGATTCGATTGTGGGGGACACGGGGCCGCGGCTTTTGCTGCTTCTCGGGGCTGTCGGGTTGATTTTGTTGATCGCGTGCGCGAATGTTGCCAACCTGGCGCTGGCGCGGGCGGCGTCGCGGGAGCGGGAGATGGCGATTCGCGGCGCGCTCGGGGCTTCGGGGTGGCGGATTGTTCGGCAGCTTCTGGTGGAGAGTGTGCTGCTGGGTTTGTTGGCGGGCGCTGCGGGGCTTTCGGCTGCGGCGCTGAGTCTGCGCGCGCTTACGCGGCTGCTCCCGGCTGACACGCCGCGCATCGCGGATGTTGGTTTGCACTGGGATGTGTTTTTGTTTGCGGCGGTCGCGTCGGTACTGACGGGCGTGCTCTTCGGGCTGGTTCCGGCGATGCGGATGGCATCGCCGCATCTGCAGAAATCGCTGCGTTCGGGTGGTTTGAGTGTGGCGGGGCGTGGATCGCAGTTCAGGGTTTCGATGCTGCTGGTGGTGGGGCAGATTGGCTTGTCGGTGGTGGTGATTACGGCGGCGGGCCTGATGCTGCACAGTCTGTATAGCTTGTCGCAGGTGAATCCGGGATTCCGCACGGGTCGGATTGTGACTGCGGAGGTTTCGCTGAATGCTTCGGCATGCAGGCAGCCGGGATATTGTCTCGCGTTCTTTCAGCAGGTAGAGCAAAAGGCGCGCACGATTGCTGGCGTGGAGGATGCGGCCCTCGTCGACACTCTGCCGATGACGGGGTGGGACCTGAGTTATATTTACGACGCTGAGGGGCATCCGCGTGATGCGAGGCAGGTGGCGAAGCAGGCGGCTGGACGAACGGTTTCGACGGGATATTTTGAGACGGTTGGACTGCATTTGCTGCGTGGGCGGCTGCTGACGGATTCGGATCAGTCGGGGGCGAGCCGCGCGGCGGTGATCAATCAGAAGATGGCGGAGACGCTGTGGCCGGGGCAGGACCCGATTGGCAAGCACCTTGAGTCAGTGGCGGATGAGCCGTCGCCGGGGATGCTGAATCCGAATGTTGCTTCGATTGTGGTGGGGGTGGTGAGCAATACGCATCACGATAGCCTGGCGAGCGGTTTTGACGAAGAAGTTTATTTGCCGATGACGCGAGACAATGAGCAGCCTCAGATGATGGTGCTGTTGCATTCGCATCTTCCGGCTGCGCAGACAGCAGATGGATTGCGCAGGGCTGTGGCGGAAATCGATCCGCTGGTTCCGGTGACACATGTGCGGACTTTGGATGAGGTGGTGGCGGCTTCGAATTCGACGCCGCGATCACTGGCGATTCTGTTGCTCGGATTCGGGGCGCTGGCGGTTGGTGTTGGGTCGGTGGGTGTCTATAGCCTGATTGCTTACGTTGTGAGCTGGCGGACGCGAGAGATTGGGATTCGGCTGGCGCTGGGTGCGCCGCGATGGCAGATTGTGCGCGCGGTGGTGCGGCAGAGTTTGTTGCTGGCGGTTGCGGGTTCGGTTGCCGGGCTTGCAGGCGCTATTGTTTGTGAGAGCCTGCTGCGGCGGTTTCTCTTTGAGGTGCGGCCCTTTGATCCGCTGACGTTCTGTGTTGTGCCATTGCTGATGTTGTTGCTGGCTGTGGTTGCGGCGTGGATTCCGGCGCGAAGAGCGGCGTCGATTGATCCGATGGTGGCGCTGCGGAGTGAGTAG
- a CDS encoding methyltransferase: MHKKTSRHSHPRIYQDGDCISLEFANGEIQSQMLMSDPNHLVLTYTRAMMAFSFFHQKPERIAIIGLGGGSVVKWCYQNHPDAGITVIEINPDVISSREQFLIPPDDHRLRVIEGDGADYVANTKDRTEVLLVDGFDAYGQSPQLCSPAFYKNCYRALAPDGLMVVNLCGPEDQGSIDNIRNAFHGRTVIAIPDDGENQLVFAFKGKRSQGEILPAEELSEKLRDYVLIPVQIQ, from the coding sequence ATGCATAAGAAAACCAGTCGGCATTCGCACCCCCGCATTTATCAGGACGGAGATTGCATCAGCCTGGAATTTGCGAACGGGGAGATTCAAAGCCAGATGCTCATGAGCGACCCGAATCACCTCGTACTCACTTATACCCGGGCCATGATGGCTTTTTCGTTCTTTCACCAGAAGCCTGAACGCATTGCAATCATCGGATTAGGCGGTGGATCCGTGGTGAAGTGGTGTTATCAAAACCATCCTGATGCAGGGATCACTGTCATCGAGATCAATCCGGATGTTATTTCTTCACGAGAACAGTTCCTTATTCCACCAGACGATCATCGACTTCGTGTGATTGAGGGAGATGGAGCCGATTATGTAGCCAACACGAAGGATAGGACAGAGGTGCTGCTGGTAGATGGTTTCGATGCATACGGGCAATCTCCACAGCTATGTTCGCCGGCGTTTTACAAAAACTGTTATCGGGCTCTCGCTCCCGATGGGCTGATGGTCGTTAATTTATGCGGCCCTGAAGATCAGGGTTCGATAGACAACATCCGCAATGCTTTCCATGGGCGCACGGTAATCGCTATTCCCGACGACGGAGAAAATCAGCTCGTATTTGCATTCAAGGGAAAACGCTCCCAAGGCGAGATCCTGCCTGCGGAAGAACTATCGGAGAAGCTGCGGGATTACGTTCTTATACCTGTGCAGATTCAATAG